In Chitinophagaceae bacterium C216, the genomic stretch GCAAAAATTTATCGTTTAGCCAGCCCTCGATCAATTTCAAGTCATCCTCGGTAATAGAAATGGACATGGCTTTTGCATTTTCCTCGGCCTGTTTTGCATTCCGTGCACCGGCAAGTGCAGCAGCTACGGCAGGCTGATGGAAGGTCCACGCCAGTACCAATTGGGCTGTGGTGGCATTGTATTTTGCAGCTAAATCAGCAAGATTATCGGTGAGCCTTTTTACTGCAGCAAAATCAAAACGCTTGAAATAGTGATTGCGATGATCACCTTCTGCCAAGGTTTGCATGGTAGCATATTTGCCCGTTAGCAATCCGCGTTCCATGGGGCTGTATGCGATAACGGAAAGATTATTTTCCAAACAGTAGGGAACAACTTCTTTTTCAATATCACGTTTCAGCATACTGTAGGGTACTTGGTTGCTGGCTAGTTTTACCGTCTGCTCAGCTTCTTTGAGCTGTGCTGCATTATAGTTACATACTCCAATAGCTCTTACTTTTCCATCCTGCAGCATTTTTTCCATGGCGCGCATGGTTTCTTCGATGGGGGTGGTAGAGTCGGGCCAGTGAAGTTGTATAAGGTCGATGTAATCTGTCTGTAATCTTTTCAGGCTTTCTTCCACATCACGCAAAGCCTTTTCATAACCGCCATACTTGTATATTTTTTTCAGGTTCCCCTGATTATCCGTGCCATCAAAGGCATAGTCACCTTTTTCCATATCCCATACCATACCAAATTTGGTAAGTATTTGCACTCTACTGCGGTCGTATTTTTTTATGGCTTTACCTACCAGCTCCTCGCTGTAGCCAAATCCGTAAATAGGAGCAGTATCAATGGATGTAACACCATTGTCAATATACGCCTGTATAGCTTCGATAGAATCTTTCTCGTCGTTTCCTCCCCACATGAAACCGCCTATAGCCCAGGCGCCCATGGTAATGGGGGTTACTTCAACATCTGTAGTACCTAATTTTCTCTTCATGATATCATTTTTTTCAATGTGAATGAAAGATATTGTAAAGATAGCTTAATAATATGGCAGCTTTAGTGTCCTCTTCCATCAGTTGATGAAAACTTTTCAAGCTTTAAGTCTGCAAACTTTTTAACTGTTCCCTATCTTCGCCTTGTAAAAAACCAATTATCCTAATAAAAATAAGTTGAAATGCAACCTAAATACAAGCGGATATTGTTAAAACTTTCAGGAGAGTCTTTAATGGGTAATAGAAATTATGGAATGGACCCCGATATTATTACCCAATACGCACAGGAAATCAAGGCTGTAGTGGACATGGGTGTTCAGGTTGCTATAGTAATCGGTGGTGGTAATATTTACAGAGGAATGAATGAAGCTCAGACGGGAATTGAGCGCGCGCATGGCGATTATATGGGAATGTTGGCAACGGTGATTAACGGTATGGCTCTTCAGGCAGGCCTGGAAAAGGCCGGAGTGTTTACACGCCTGCAAAGCGCTATTGTAATGGAACAGATTGCAGAGCCCTATATTCGTCGCAGAGCCATTAGGCATTTGGAGAAGGAAAGAGTGGTCATCTTTGGAGCCGGAACCGGAAACCCCTATTTTACTACTGATACGGCAGGTTCACTGAGAGCAATAGAGATTAATGCTGATGTAATTTTAAAAGGTACCCGCGTAGATGGCGTATATACCGCCGACCCAGAAAAAGACCCCACCGCAACCCGATATAAAACCGTAAGCTATCAGGAGTGTCTTACCAATAATCTACGCATTATGGATATGACTGCCTTTACCTTGTGTATGGAAAATAAATTACCGATTATTGTATTTGATATGAATAAACCAGGCAATTTGGCAAAAGTAGTGGCTGGAGAAGATGTAGGTACACTCATCAGTTAATGGTCCACAGCTGTTTAATAGCATCATATGAACATCGCTGATATCAGAACCCAATATTCCCAGAAAAGCCTTTCTGAAGCAGATGTATTGCCAGACGCTATAGCGCAGTTCGAAAAATGGTGGGATGAGGTCATTCATTCGCAGATTACAGAGCCTAATGCAATGACCCTTGCAACAGCATCGCTAGATGGAGTTCCTGACGCTCGTATTGTACTACTCAAGGGAGTATCTCAAGAGGGCTTTACTTTCTTTACCAATTATGAAAGTCAGAAAGGCCAACAGTTAGCGCAAAATCCTCGTGCATGCCTAGTTTTCTTTTGGAAGGAACTGGAGCGTCAAGTGCGCATTAGAGGGGTAGTGTCAAAAGTGTCTAAGGAAAAAAGTGAAGCATACTTTTTCTCCCGACCTGAAGGCAGTCAAATTGGGGCCTGCGCATCGCCACAAAGCCGTGTAATTGCCGATAGACAGGAGTTAGAATCGAGAGTACAAGCTTTAGAAGAAGCTGTTAAAAAAGGACATAAGATTGAAAAACCCGACTACTGGGGTGGTTATATTTTGAAGCCGGAGAGCCTCGAATTTTGGCAAGGAAGACCAAACAGGCTACATGATAGAATTCTATACACTTTGCAGGATAAGGGTGATTGGCTCATTCAGCGCCTGGCTCCTTAGTCATCGATTATTTTTCCGCATATGGTAAAATCTTTTCCCGAATGCGAAGCTATAAAATTGGGGAGATGAAGAACTTTTGCAGGAAAACAACTTATGTCCTGCGATTTTCAATTCCTTTGTTATTGTGATGAAGGGTATATAGTGCGCTGTAAACAATGCAGGCACTATCAGATTGCTTTCATTTCAACTCTGATTACAGTGGATGAAGCAAACTTTACTGTTTTCTGCAGTCATGTTCGAAATAAGGCAGCTCATAACTAC encodes the following:
- the pdxH gene encoding Pyridoxine/pyridoxamine 5'-phosphate oxidase, producing the protein MNIADIRTQYSQKSLSEADVLPDAIAQFEKWWDEVIHSQITEPNAMTLATASLDGVPDARIVLLKGVSQEGFTFFTNYESQKGQQLAQNPRACLVFFWKELERQVRIRGVVSKVSKEKSEAYFFSRPEGSQIGACASPQSRVIADRQELESRVQALEEAVKKGHKIEKPDYWGGYILKPESLEFWQGRPNRLHDRILYTLQDKGDWLIQRLAP
- the yhdN gene encoding Aldo-keto reductase YhdN, with the translated sequence MKRKLGTTDVEVTPITMGAWAIGGFMWGGNDEKDSIEAIQAYIDNGVTSIDTAPIYGFGYSEELVGKAIKKYDRSRVQILTKFGMVWDMEKGDYAFDGTDNQGNLKKIYKYGGYEKALRDVEESLKRLQTDYIDLIQLHWPDSTTPIEETMRAMEKMLQDGKVRAIGVCNYNAAQLKEAEQTVKLASNQVPYSMLKRDIEKEVVPYCLENNLSVIAYSPMERGLLTGKYATMQTLAEGDHRNHYFKRFDFAAVKRLTDNLADLAAKYNATTAQLVLAWTFHQPAVAAALAGARNAKQAEENAKAMSISITEDDLKLIEGWLNDKFLL
- the pyrH_1 gene encoding Uridylate kinase gives rise to the protein MQPKYKRILLKLSGESLMGNRNYGMDPDIITQYAQEIKAVVDMGVQVAIVIGGGNIYRGMNEAQTGIERAHGDYMGMLATVINGMALQAGLEKAGVFTRLQSAIVMEQIAEPYIRRRAIRHLEKERVVIFGAGTGNPYFTTDTAGSLRAIEINADVILKGTRVDGVYTADPEKDPTATRYKTVSYQECLTNNLRIMDMTAFTLCMENKLPIIVFDMNKPGNLAKVVAGEDVGTLIS